One stretch of Chryseobacterium fluminis DNA includes these proteins:
- the sov gene encoding T9SS outer membrane translocon Sov/SprA: MKNNKFLKIFLFLSFLCVSATAFAQQRPPVRDTAIIKKDYQLADPTRYEAFYDIKTGMYYVYPKVGNTITGPPTAMSPQDYKEFMLATQSRDYYKEKSDRYNLMFRKDKSGAARKGLIPSLTINNRLFETIFGSNKIEIIPNGYASFDFAGLYQKIDNPLILPQNRTSFTFDIDQRIQLGLLGKVGENLQLKANYDTQSGFAFENRMNLVWQAKGSWKDLQTKGLQDVDKPNAGGEDKIIKRVEFGNVNMPLSTSLIRGSQSLFGVKTEFQLGKTYGTVVLSQQQGEARNIVVQGGGTMSNFKMNAIDYEDNQHYFLGHYFLNNYDNSLLNYPQINSKISITRIEAWVLDQGNSNLSYQKSIVGIRDLGDGNGLPNNDQPGFNLYSAVNGLGSGLRDANTAYNTIKGANLPVATGGNETYQDGEHFIFNRKARRLNSNEYIFQPQLGYISLNQKLNDNQLLAVSYSYTVNGSNQVYKVGEFSEESQVLVTKVLKPNTTVKTTSPMWNLMMKNIYALDAGQVNQDGFILNVFYRDPQTGGKVNYLPNTNVQDINLLKLLNWDRLNMNGDLQNNGSSTGDGIFDFVNGITVRPETGRVIFTKVQPFGSYMASVLGSNNPQYVFSDLYSQQKQVATSSNLAQRYTLEGRYKGTQGQGISLGAVNVPQGSVKVSANGVQLTEGIDYTVDYMLGSVTIINEAVKQSGQAINVSLENQLTFNTQRKRFLGLNLERRFSENFILGGTVVNYSESPLTQKVNFGQEAVNNTMAGINLMYNNQLPFLTRLTDKIPFVNTEAPSSLNFKMEAAYLLPGLNKGTNDQSYIDDFEQTTSKISLKEPTAWSLASKPEKNQADPIFQGAGSNDNLTNGYGRGLLSWYNIDPRFWGVGGRAPAGITPQSVSNHASRRVQFSEIYNNRDFVAGEQTFTNTFDISYYPQEKGPYNVNPGSETTQQRWAGIMRPISVSNFVNSNIEYVEFWLMDPYADGNTIGTNPKLLLHLGNVSEDILKDGLMQYENGLPTGAAPSTTTSSNWGTQPKQPPILYAFASEGDDRRAQDLGYDGLSSDQEAMKFGNTFVNPVTNIADPAVDDFVFYMSDKFTGSQASSLIQRYKYFRGPEGNSQSGSLEVSTQTPDAEDINKDYNLDQNENYNEYVVNLDQGSLVLGQNNVVDMKTVKAQFQNGQSADVKWYLFRIPVSQYNQPEAQGDHDPSVLNNVRFARMILKGFDQTSTLRFGTMDLVRSDWRRYPKNVAVYGTDTVADEATNEGLNDVTDLNNFEVGSVNIEENALNQPPYVLPPGIDRQVLSGNAGAQRQNEASLYLNVKDLASSEAKGVFKNTTLDMRRYKKLKLFVHAHTDPRNGDPLGGQIDKKTKFFIRLGSDATDNYYEYEASLKITPNNATAPMDIWPFENEVDLEIQNLVDAKIRRDKSFPNDIAKRRMDPLFEEGDTFKKLYIKGRPSLGNVTTIMVGIRNGSERGTGATSISRVLWVNEIRLSEIENDGGYAGNASLNFNLGDFATVNTSASYTSVGFGSIDSKPAERNQSTQSAFSINTAVNVDKFLPEKSGMKIPLNYSYSQTVEDPKYNPLDTDVEFNKAANKAQLKKVARTYTQQRSLGVVNMHKERVNQNKKPKFYDVENISVTAVYNDDHFRDIYTKKNYRQYLRGYIDYNYTFKPWVLKPFNKMISDTAKSTKYLKWVKEFNFNPIPTRLSFRTEIDRNYNELEFRNVEAILSGNMAEDFAAIKNRNFYFGWQYGLGFNFTKSLKLEINSVTRTLNDNMDVNMMDNSSIFGNVFRAGRPVLYNHKVQLSYKLPFQYLPYLDFIDAEVQYGFTYNWNARSTSLLGFVDPDTNQPASLGSIGQNTNIIQATATADFTKFFGQFKYFKDISAKLQKRKQEIDSLNNAYTQQWEKNRYNYKKYKFKNRLTPLQSAAYLLTSLKQLDINYSENNGTVLPGLLSAPNWYGYGQTLGGPSIGFLLGSQADIRRLVMENGWVSDSQYMTDPYVKMSTKEFRGNLQIVPLNDLRIDLNGLHTYNRNFTHTGFNYRDASGNPDPDYTFASDMVTYSNSVVILKTAFSDGQAIYQSIRDNARVLSQQMGGPIGSDGFTEGHSIANAYVLIPAFRAAVEGKAPKQMGNPKKAGLPLPNWNITYSGLRNVPIINGQFSKFDILHGYKATYTATGIQSSIDYFNTLTSDLSTGRDINNDYINPFTFAQVGYVENFSPLIGVDMTMRNNFQFGLQYNRIRTLLLGLVNHTLTEDANTEYVVKVGYIIRNFRLGTANVRGRGNAKGSDLNIRGDFSLRDSKTSITNILLDDSQITGGQKLLNVRVSADYNVSENLNLRVFYEQMTSKYKISTAFPLSTIRAGISATFTFGDSGGF, from the coding sequence GTGAAAAATAATAAATTTCTTAAAATATTTTTGTTTCTGTCGTTCTTATGCGTCTCGGCAACGGCTTTTGCACAGCAAAGACCACCGGTGCGTGATACCGCGATTATAAAAAAAGACTATCAGCTGGCAGATCCCACCCGGTATGAAGCATTTTATGATATAAAAACAGGAATGTACTATGTATATCCTAAAGTAGGTAATACAATTACGGGGCCACCTACGGCCATGTCGCCACAGGATTATAAAGAATTTATGCTGGCAACGCAGTCCAGGGATTATTACAAAGAAAAATCTGACCGGTATAACCTGATGTTCAGGAAAGATAAAAGCGGCGCTGCCAGAAAAGGCTTAATTCCCTCTTTAACGATCAACAACAGGCTTTTTGAAACCATCTTTGGAAGCAATAAGATTGAAATTATTCCCAACGGATATGCATCTTTTGACTTTGCAGGTTTATATCAGAAAATTGATAACCCCCTTATTTTACCTCAGAACAGAACCAGCTTTACCTTCGATATTGATCAGAGAATTCAGCTGGGCTTACTCGGGAAGGTCGGGGAAAACCTTCAGTTAAAAGCCAATTATGACACCCAAAGCGGTTTTGCTTTTGAAAACAGAATGAATCTGGTGTGGCAGGCTAAAGGAAGCTGGAAAGATTTACAGACCAAAGGTCTTCAGGATGTTGATAAACCTAATGCCGGGGGCGAAGATAAAATCATCAAAAGAGTAGAATTCGGTAACGTAAATATGCCGCTTTCTACCAGTCTGATCCGTGGCTCTCAGTCGTTATTCGGGGTTAAAACCGAATTTCAGTTAGGGAAGACATACGGTACTGTTGTGTTATCACAGCAGCAGGGAGAAGCCCGAAACATTGTTGTACAGGGAGGAGGTACCATGAGTAATTTTAAAATGAATGCTATCGATTATGAAGATAATCAGCATTACTTTTTGGGACACTATTTCCTGAATAACTATGATAATTCCTTGCTGAACTATCCTCAGATCAATTCTAAAATAAGCATTACCAGAATAGAAGCCTGGGTGCTGGATCAGGGAAACAGCAATTTATCCTATCAGAAAAGTATCGTCGGGATCAGGGATTTAGGAGACGGAAACGGGCTGCCCAACAATGACCAGCCGGGATTCAACCTCTATTCTGCCGTTAATGGCCTGGGAAGTGGTCTCAGAGATGCCAATACAGCCTATAATACGATAAAAGGGGCCAACTTACCGGTCGCAACAGGCGGTAACGAAACCTATCAGGATGGCGAACATTTTATTTTTAACAGAAAGGCCAGAAGATTAAATTCCAATGAATATATTTTCCAGCCGCAATTAGGATATATCTCGTTAAATCAGAAGTTAAATGATAATCAGCTCTTAGCGGTTTCATACTCATATACGGTTAACGGAAGTAACCAGGTTTATAAAGTAGGGGAGTTTTCAGAAGAAAGCCAGGTTCTGGTAACCAAAGTCCTGAAACCGAATACGACGGTAAAAACCACATCACCTATGTGGAATCTGATGATGAAAAACATCTATGCATTAGATGCCGGGCAGGTGAACCAGGATGGTTTCATTCTTAATGTTTTCTACAGAGATCCACAAACCGGAGGTAAAGTCAATTACCTTCCGAATACAAATGTTCAGGACATCAATTTATTAAAATTATTAAATTGGGACCGTCTGAATATGAACGGCGATTTGCAGAACAACGGAAGTTCAACAGGTGATGGTATATTCGACTTTGTCAATGGAATTACCGTACGGCCGGAAACCGGAAGGGTAATCTTTACAAAAGTGCAGCCTTTCGGAAGTTATATGGCCAGTGTACTTGGAAGTAACAATCCGCAGTATGTTTTCTCAGACCTTTATTCACAGCAGAAGCAGGTCGCGACTTCCAGTAACCTTGCACAGCGATATACCCTGGAAGGTCGTTACAAAGGAACGCAGGGACAGGGGATCTCATTGGGAGCAGTAAACGTTCCTCAGGGATCGGTAAAAGTTTCCGCCAATGGAGTACAGCTGACAGAAGGTATCGATTATACGGTGGATTATATGTTGGGTTCTGTAACGATCATTAACGAAGCCGTAAAACAGTCCGGACAGGCGATTAATGTATCTCTGGAAAACCAGTTAACATTTAATACCCAAAGAAAAAGATTTTTAGGATTAAACTTAGAAAGAAGATTTAGCGAGAACTTTATTTTAGGAGGAACCGTTGTTAATTATTCAGAATCTCCGCTTACTCAAAAAGTAAACTTCGGACAGGAAGCTGTGAATAATACCATGGCGGGGATCAACCTGATGTATAACAATCAGCTGCCGTTCCTGACAAGATTAACCGATAAAATTCCGTTCGTTAATACAGAAGCACCTTCCAGCCTCAATTTTAAGATGGAAGCCGCTTATTTATTGCCGGGACTGAATAAAGGAACCAATGATCAGTCGTATATCGATGATTTTGAACAGACCACTTCAAAGATATCCTTAAAAGAACCAACCGCCTGGAGCTTGGCTTCAAAACCGGAAAAGAATCAGGCAGATCCTATTTTCCAGGGAGCAGGTTCCAATGATAACCTTACAAATGGCTACGGAAGAGGACTCTTGTCCTGGTATAATATCGACCCTAGATTCTGGGGAGTAGGAGGAAGGGCGCCGGCCGGGATTACGCCGCAGTCGGTTTCGAATCACGCTTCACGAAGAGTTCAGTTCTCAGAAATTTATAATAACAGAGACTTCGTCGCAGGTGAGCAGACTTTCACCAATACCTTTGATATCTCATACTACCCACAGGAAAAAGGACCGTACAACGTAAATCCTGGAAGTGAAACCACCCAGCAGAGATGGGCCGGTATTATGAGACCGATCAGTGTCTCCAACTTTGTAAATTCGAATATTGAATATGTAGAATTCTGGTTAATGGATCCTTATGCAGATGGAAATACGATAGGAACAAATCCTAAACTATTGCTTCACTTAGGAAACGTTTCCGAAGATATCCTCAAAGACGGACTGATGCAGTATGAAAACGGATTGCCAACAGGCGCAGCCCCGTCTACTACAACATCCTCTAATTGGGGAACTCAGCCTAAGCAACCCCCGATCTTATATGCTTTTGCAAGTGAAGGAGATGACAGGAGAGCCCAGGATTTAGGATATGACGGTTTAAGCTCTGACCAGGAAGCAATGAAATTCGGGAATACATTCGTAAATCCTGTAACGAATATAGCTGACCCTGCTGTGGATGACTTTGTATTCTATATGTCGGATAAATTTACAGGAAGCCAGGCTTCATCACTTATCCAGAGATACAAATACTTCCGAGGTCCGGAAGGAAACTCCCAGAGCGGTTCGCTCGAAGTATCCACTCAGACACCGGATGCAGAAGATATCAATAAAGATTATAACCTGGATCAGAATGAAAATTATAACGAATATGTGGTTAATTTAGATCAGGGAAGTTTAGTATTGGGGCAAAACAATGTCGTTGATATGAAAACAGTAAAAGCTCAGTTCCAAAACGGGCAGAGTGCTGATGTAAAATGGTATCTGTTCAGAATTCCGGTTTCACAATACAATCAGCCCGAAGCACAGGGAGACCATGATCCTTCCGTTCTTAATAACGTAAGATTTGCAAGAATGATCTTAAAAGGATTTGATCAGACATCAACTTTAAGATTTGGAACCATGGATCTGGTAAGATCAGACTGGAGGAGATATCCGAAAAATGTTGCGGTTTACGGAACCGATACCGTAGCAGATGAAGCAACAAACGAAGGGTTGAATGATGTAACAGATCTTAATAATTTTGAGGTAGGAAGTGTAAATATTGAAGAAAATGCATTAAACCAGCCTCCTTATGTATTGCCTCCGGGAATCGACAGACAGGTACTTAGTGGAAATGCTGGCGCACAAAGACAAAATGAAGCATCTTTATACTTAAACGTAAAAGATTTAGCGAGTTCTGAAGCCAAAGGAGTATTTAAAAATACAACCCTTGATATGAGAAGGTACAAGAAACTTAAACTTTTTGTACACGCTCATACCGATCCCCGAAATGGAGATCCGCTTGGTGGACAGATCGATAAAAAAACGAAATTCTTTATCCGTTTAGGAAGCGATGCTACCGATAACTATTATGAATATGAAGCATCCTTAAAGATCACTCCGAACAATGCGACAGCTCCAATGGATATCTGGCCGTTTGAAAACGAAGTGGATCTGGAAATCCAGAACCTGGTGGATGCTAAAATCAGAAGAGATAAAAGCTTCCCTAATGATATTGCCAAAAGAAGAATGGATCCTCTGTTCGAAGAAGGAGATACCTTTAAGAAGTTATATATCAAAGGACGGCCAAGTTTAGGAAACGTAACGACCATTATGGTGGGGATCAGAAACGGATCAGAGAGAGGAACAGGAGCAACCTCTATCAGCAGAGTACTTTGGGTGAATGAAATCCGTCTTTCAGAAATTGAAAATGATGGCGGTTATGCAGGAAATGCAAGCCTTAATTTCAACCTTGGAGATTTTGCAACGGTAAACACCAGTGCATCTTATACTTCGGTAGGTTTTGGCAGTATAGATTCTAAGCCTGCAGAAAGAAACCAGTCTACACAGTCGGCATTCAGTATCAACACAGCTGTGAATGTAGACAAATTCCTTCCTGAGAAAAGCGGAATGAAAATTCCTCTTAACTATTCTTATTCGCAGACCGTAGAAGATCCGAAATATAATCCTCTGGATACGGATGTTGAATTTAATAAAGCCGCCAATAAAGCACAGCTGAAGAAAGTAGCCAGAACATATACCCAGCAGAGAAGCCTTGGTGTCGTAAACATGCATAAAGAAAGGGTGAATCAGAATAAAAAGCCAAAATTTTATGATGTTGAAAATATTTCCGTAACGGCAGTGTATAATGACGATCATTTCAGAGATATCTATACCAAGAAAAATTACAGACAGTATCTGAGAGGATATATCGATTATAACTATACCTTTAAGCCTTGGGTATTAAAACCGTTCAATAAAATGATCAGTGATACGGCAAAGTCTACAAAATACCTGAAATGGGTAAAAGAATTCAATTTTAACCCGATTCCGACCAGACTTTCTTTCAGAACGGAAATCGACAGAAATTATAACGAACTGGAATTTAGAAATGTCGAAGCAATTCTAAGCGGAAATATGGCTGAAGACTTTGCAGCCATCAAAAACAGAAACTTCTACTTTGGATGGCAATATGGCTTAGGATTTAACTTCACAAAATCACTGAAATTAGAAATTAACTCGGTGACCAGAACGCTAAATGATAATATGGATGTGAATATGATGGATAACAGTTCGATCTTCGGAAATGTATTCAGAGCCGGAAGACCTGTTTTATACAATCATAAAGTACAGCTGAGTTATAAGCTGCCGTTTCAGTATCTTCCGTATCTGGATTTTATCGATGCTGAGGTGCAATATGGTTTCACTTATAACTGGAATGCAAGGTCTACCTCATTATTAGGTTTCGTGGATCCGGATACCAATCAGCCGGCAAGCTTAGGTTCTATCGGTCAGAATACCAATATCATCCAGGCGACAGCTACGGCAGACTTTACCAAGTTCTTCGGACAGTTCAAGTATTTTAAAGATATTTCTGCCAAGCTTCAGAAGCGCAAGCAGGAAATAGATTCACTGAACAATGCCTACACTCAGCAATGGGAAAAAAACAGATATAACTATAAAAAGTACAAATTTAAAAACAGACTGACGCCACTTCAAAGTGCAGCCTATCTGTTAACTTCACTGAAACAGTTGGATATTAATTATTCTGAGAATAACGGTACCGTACTGCCGGGATTATTATCGGCACCGAATTGGTATGGATACGGGCAAACGTTAGGAGGTCCCTCCATAGGATTCCTGTTAGGATCACAGGCCGATATCAGAAGGCTGGTTATGGAAAATGGTTGGGTGAGTGATTCCCAGTATATGACAGATCCGTACGTCAAAATGTCTACGAAAGAATTCAGAGGGAATTTACAGATTGTACCCCTTAATGATCTGAGAATAGATCTCAATGGCTTACATACCTATAACCGAAACTTTACACATACCGGATTCAATTACAGAGACGCGTCAGGAAACCCTGATCCTGATTATACTTTTGCCAGCGATATGGTCACTTATTCAAATTCTGTTGTTATACTGAAGACCGCATTTAGCGACGGACAGGCGATCTATCAGTCCATCAGGGATAATGCCCGAGTATTGTCTCAGCAAATGGGAGGTCCTATCGGATCCGATGGATTTACGGAAGGACACAGTATTGCCAATGCGTATGTTTTAATTCCTGCATTCAGAGCTGCCGTAGAAGGAAAAGCGCCTAAACAGATGGGAAATCCTAAAAAAGCAGGTCTGCCTCTGCCCAACTGGAATATTACCTACTCAGGATTAAGAAATGTTCCGATTATTAATGGGCAGTTCTCTAAATTTGATATCTTACACGGATACAAAGCTACCTACACTGCAACAGGTATCCAGTCTAGTATAGACTATTTCAACACTCTTACTTCAGACTTAAGTACAGGAAGAGATATTAATAATGATTATATCAATCCATTCACTTTTGCTCAGGTAGGATATGTTGAGAACTTCTCTCCACTGATCGGAGTAGATATGACCATGAGAAACAATTTCCAGTTCG